A window of Bacillus rossius redtenbacheri isolate Brsri chromosome 4 unlocalized genomic scaffold, Brsri_v3 Brsri_v3_scf4_1, whole genome shotgun sequence contains these coding sequences:
- the LOC134541521 gene encoding protein Spindly-B-like isoform X1, whose translation MTVIHTLMGCFGFKPKRASKRKSEPGPETQDGSSVALSGAGVSEDISQEGRPPRSAEDTARAAPLADVVLRRDLTDGEHAVARAHEKNSDKKVRLTTEYLIHEIESLRVELEMRRRELQSLKQDYNQLCDTAEKLERARKKLSEMTARVEDLQAQLDERRESERRLRQELEEARAALSRETCLKELLALRLEEAGFKLRQQEAASA comes from the exons ATGACAGTAATACATACTCT AATGGGCTGCTTCGGCTTCAAACCGAAACGGGCGTCGAAGCGCAAGAGCGAGCCCGGCCCGGAGACCCAGGACGGCAGCTCGGTGGCTCTGAGCGGCGCGGGAGTCTCGGAGGATATATCGCAGGAGGGGCGCCCGCCCCGAAGCGCTGAGGACACCGCGCGGGCAGCTCCACTCGCCGACGTGGTGCTGCGGCGAGACCTGACCGACGGCGAGCACGCCGTGGCCCGTGCTCACGAGAAGAACAGCGACAAGAAG GTGCGGCTGACGACGGAGTACCTGATACACGAGATAGAGTCCCTGCGCGTGGAGCTGGAGATGCGACGGCGCGAGCTGCAGTCGCTGAAGCAGGACTACAACCAGCTGTGCGACACGGCCGAGAAGCTGGAGCGAGCCCGCAAGAAGCTGTCCGAGATGACGGCGCGAGTCGAGGACCTGCAGGCGCAGCTGGACGAGAGGCGCGAGTCCGAGAG GAGGCTGAGGCAGGAGTTGGAGGAGGCCCGCGCCGCGCTCAGCAGGGAGACTTGCTTGAAGGAGCTGCTCGCGCTGCGGTTGGAGGAGGCAGGGTTCAAGCTGCGGCAGCAGGAGGCCGCCTCTGCCTGA
- the LOC134541521 gene encoding protein Spindly-B-like isoform X2: MGCFGFKPKRASKRKSEPGPETQDGSSVALSGAGVSEDISQEGRPPRSAEDTARAAPLADVVLRRDLTDGEHAVARAHEKNSDKKVRLTTEYLIHEIESLRVELEMRRRELQSLKQDYNQLCDTAEKLERARKKLSEMTARVEDLQAQLDERRESERRLRQELEEARAALSRETCLKELLALRLEEAGFKLRQQEAASA; this comes from the exons ATGGGCTGCTTCGGCTTCAAACCGAAACGGGCGTCGAAGCGCAAGAGCGAGCCCGGCCCGGAGACCCAGGACGGCAGCTCGGTGGCTCTGAGCGGCGCGGGAGTCTCGGAGGATATATCGCAGGAGGGGCGCCCGCCCCGAAGCGCTGAGGACACCGCGCGGGCAGCTCCACTCGCCGACGTGGTGCTGCGGCGAGACCTGACCGACGGCGAGCACGCCGTGGCCCGTGCTCACGAGAAGAACAGCGACAAGAAG GTGCGGCTGACGACGGAGTACCTGATACACGAGATAGAGTCCCTGCGCGTGGAGCTGGAGATGCGACGGCGCGAGCTGCAGTCGCTGAAGCAGGACTACAACCAGCTGTGCGACACGGCCGAGAAGCTGGAGCGAGCCCGCAAGAAGCTGTCCGAGATGACGGCGCGAGTCGAGGACCTGCAGGCGCAGCTGGACGAGAGGCGCGAGTCCGAGAG GAGGCTGAGGCAGGAGTTGGAGGAGGCCCGCGCCGCGCTCAGCAGGGAGACTTGCTTGAAGGAGCTGCTCGCGCTGCGGTTGGAGGAGGCAGGGTTCAAGCTGCGGCAGCAGGAGGCCGCCTCTGCCTGA